One segment of Triticum aestivum cultivar Chinese Spring chromosome 2A, IWGSC CS RefSeq v2.1, whole genome shotgun sequence DNA contains the following:
- the LOC123184475 gene encoding BTB/POZ and MATH domain-containing protein 1 — protein MEQSKSISMCTPNSVQVTHVFDIFGYSKHRGMGNEKFIRSGTFSVGGHDWSIRFYPDGYNTEKVEKDYVSVYLELMSKGAKVRGSCDLRLVDHSTGISASVHKTELRTFDPADLSKFAPQTSNFKRREDVESAFLANDRLTIECIVIVIKEPCVTESKPFPKIEVPVPPSDIAEHLGKLLKDDKGFDVTFCVRRKTIGAHRSILAARSPVFKAELFGPMREAKTPRCVTIKDMQPDVFTALLHFIYTDSLPDGDKNTDMIRHLLVAADRYAMERLKLACQSILCENLNVDTVATT, from the coding sequence ATGGAGCAATCTAAGTCGATTTCGATGTGCACCCCGAATTCGGTGCAAGTCACCCACGTGTTCGACATCTTCGGTTACAGCAAGCACAGGGGCATGGGCAACGAGAAGTTCATCAGGTCCGGTACTTTCTCCGTCGGCGGCCACGACTGGTCCATCCGCTTCTACCCAGACGGGTACAACACGGAAAAAGTCGAAAAGGATTATGTTTCAGTTTATCTCGAGCTCATGAGCAAGGGAGCCAAGGTGCGGGGGTCCTGCGACCTGCGGTTGGTCGACCACAGCACCGGAATATCGGCTTCAGTGCACAAGACAGAGCTGAGGACCTTTGATCCGGCTGACCTCAGTAAGTTTGCTCCACAGACTAGTAATTTCAAAAGGAGAGAGGATGTTGAGTCTGCATTCCTCGCGAACGATCGCCTCACGATCGAATGCATTGTCATTGTTATCAAAGAGCCATGCGTGACTGAATCCAAACCGTTCCCCAAAATCGAGGTGCCGGTGCCACCCTCCGACATCGCCGAGCATCTCGGCAAGCTTCTGAAAGACGACAAGGGATTCGATGTCACTTTCTGTGTTCGAAGAAAGACCATCGGTGCTCACAGGTCCATACTCGCCGCCCGGTCACCTGTCTTCAAAGCGGAGCTCTTTGGGCCGATGAGGGAGGCGAAGACACCGCGGTGTGTTACCATCAAAGACATGCAACCTGATGTTTTCACTGCCCTGCTCCATTTCATATATACCGATTCTTTGCCCGATGGTGATAAGAATACTGATATGATCCGGCATTTACTGGTGGCTGCAGACAGATATGCCATGGAGAGGCTCAAGCTGGCTTGCCAAAGTATCCTTTGCGAGAATCTGAACGTGGACACCGTGGCAACCACATGA
- the LOC123187185 gene encoding uncharacterized protein, translated as MPISRVDKQSRVPLPAPRSPLAAATPSVFQSIPPQGQRLPGRSGRSPSSSSTPAVLPRPFPRFTRGRGSSGSGIILTFTSLSRFDYKQGTQSVDCHSATMSVDLAHKIVSTLRRSERCKNTRVIYNDDSEEDSKTEIIYSEEVASPSPSEINVASVDNNSGEQDSRSVSRKDRRTRSKVKNKKAPKTISQGSGTKDQSQCGGLGVERSNEEVDLDEPLIALKQKKEKIPPSKAKRKTGASSSPHATKLDTSTKRDEISPVQTSLFESKLHDLVTQKLGRRAVDQEHSRIAIEHTCDHLSVVLPQFPIEDNECGQQPGFITQPTEPDVSDAKAHLHDGVEQKKTDNNFSSLDPIDEVSNHQKSLDDIINYTDVRCTSVVMQPDSCGSTGRVCSLHEEVMQMPVEGQLDSLVCHGVKTKDILLHMNVEQAATGYNFAFDRTLDLAHTANFDTQDGRLENIVYGALNNNVQRKCFETKTSVGVPDSVVTLSSPIAANVSHDGCLLLANMEGSSKDMDQLSGTVNADICRSVNDQESREAYVVQQKLFQACVNMGKTGHAISDSSTNPEETQEISDGQTRASDFFIDEGSIEDHTPKKLLSQRKIMSPSSQEKFCNALAGIDLCGVQRLERKINLEDCDASNQALPQTTNKQYRSVLTTDRKLKSRTSISFTSKGILKSTESPSPQLTSSSVLLDTEKAVEFSQRQMHDIESIAANLIRSLKHMRSLVDENLSSEAHSLLPSSNTAEMRAASEDALKVERTTRKWLTIMNKDCNRFCKILTLEGKKAVLHPELPRKRRKITFADEAGGTLCYVNVFSDVQTSPSACEGEL; from the exons ATGCCGATATCCAGAGTCGACAAGCAGAGTAGGGTTCCACTTCCGGCACCGAGATCTCcgctcgccgccgccactccctccGTCTTTCAGTCCATCCCTCCTCAAGGTCAGCGCCTCCCCGGACGGAGCGGGCGGTCGCCCTCTTCGAGTTCGACACCGGCCGTACTCCCGCGGCCTTTTCCTCGATTCACCCGGGGCCGGGGTTCTTCAGGTTCAG GGATCATTTTAACCTTCACTTCTCTGAGTAGATTTGACTACAAACAAGGCACGCAATCTGTAGACTGTCATTCGGCCACAATGTCTGTAGATTTGGCCCACAAAATAGTTTCGACTCTCAGAAGATCTGAAAGATGCAAGAACACCCGTGTAATATACAATGATGATTCTGAAGAAGATTCCAAGACTGAGATAATTTATTCTGAAGAAGTTGCCTCTCCTTCACCCTCAGAAATTAATGTTGCTTCTGTTGATAATAACTCCGGTGAACAAGATTCTCGCAGTGTGTCTCGTAAGGATCGAAGAACTCGGTCTAAAGTTAAGAATAAGAAGGCCCCAAAAACTATTTCTCAAGGATCTGGCACTAAGGATCAGTCTcagtgtgggggtcttggggttgaAAGATCGAATGAGGAAGTTGATCTTGAtgagcctcttattgctttgaaacaGAAGAAAGAAAAGATACCCCCTTCTAAGGCAAAAAGAAAGACCGGTGCATCATCTTCTCCACATGCTACAAAACTAGATACATCAACAAAGAGAGATGAAATTAGTCCTGTACAAACTTCCCTATTCGAGTCAAAACTGCATGACTTAGTGACACAGAAGCTTGGAAGAAGAGCTGTAGATCAAGAGCACTCGAGAATTGCTATTG AACACACCTGTGACCATTTATCTGTTGTGCTGCCTCAGTTTCCCATCGAAGATAATGAATGTGGGCAGCAGCCTGGTTTCATCACCCAACCAACTGAGCCAGATGTTTCTGACGCCAAAGCGCATTTGCATGACGGTGTGGAACAAAAAAAGACTGATAACAATTTTTCTTCACTAGATCCCATTGATGAAGTGAGCAACCATCAGAAATCTTTAGATGATATAATTAATTACACAGATGTGAGGTGCACATCGGTGGTCATGCAACCTGATTCATGTGGAAGCACAGGCAGGGTTTGCAGTTTGCATGAGGAGGTTATGCAGATGCCGGTGGAGGGTCAATTAGATTCACTAGTCTGCCATGGTGTGAAAACAAAGGATATATTACTGCATATGAATGTTGAACAAGCAGCCACAGGCTACAATTTTGCTTTTGATAGGACTCTTGATTTGGCTCATACTGCCAATTTTGACACTCAAGATGGGCGGTTAGAAAATATAGTTTATGGTGCTCTGAATAATAATGTGCAGCGGAAGTGTTTTGAAACAAAAACTTCTGTTGGAGTTCCTGATTCAGTTGTGACTCTGAGCTCACCAATTGCAGCAAATGTTTCACATGATGGTTGCCTCTTACTTGCCAACATGGAGGGGTCATCAAAGGATATGGATCAGTTAAGTGGTACAGTGAATGCTGACATTTGTAGATCTGTTAATGATCAAGAATCAAGAGAAGCATATGTTGTTCAACAAAAGttattccaggcttgtgttaacaTGGGCAAAACTGGACATGCAATATCAGATAGCTCCACTAATCCTGAAGAAACACAAGAAATTTCTGATGGGCAAACTAGGGCGTCTGATTTTTTCATTGACGAAGGATCAATTGAAGATCATACTCCAAAAAAACTGTTGTCCCAGAGAAAG ATTATGTCACCAAGTTCTCAGGAGAAGTTTTGCAATGCTTTGGCTGGTATCGATTTGTGTGGAGTCCAAAGGCTTG AGAGAAAGATTAATCTTGAAGATTGTGATGCAAGTAATCAAGCATTACCTCAGACAACAAACAAGCAATACCGATCTGTGTTAACCACAGACAGGAAACTTAAGAGCAGAACTTCTATCTCCTTTACAAGCAAAGGAATTCTTAAGTCAACAGAATCCCCATCTCCTCAGCTGACAAGTTCATCTGTTCTTTTGGACACTGAGAAAGCTGTTGAGTTTTCACAAAGGCAGATGCATGATATAGAGAGCATTGCAGCAAATCTTATCAGGAGCTTGAAGCACATGAGAAGTTTAGTGGATGAAAATTTGTCATCGGAAGCACATTCTTTGCTTCCCAGTTCTAACACTGCCGAG ATGAGAGCCGCATCCGAGGATGCATTAAAGGTGGAGAGAACTACAAGGAAATGGTTGACAATAATGAACAAAGATTGCAATCGCTTTTGTAAAATATTG ACACTAGAAGGAAAGAAGGCTGTTTTGCATCCAGAATTGCCGAGGAAACGTAGGAAGATAACGTTCGCGGATGAAGCTGGAGGAACGCTCTGCTATGTTAATGTGTTTAGTGATGTACAGACCTCTCCTTCTGCATGCGAGGGTGAGTTATAA